The following are encoded together in the Planctomycetota bacterium genome:
- the hpnH gene encoding adenosyl-hopene transferase HpnH: MGVPISQMWTVASYVVKQRLQGKTRYPLVLMLEPLFRCNLACAGCGKIQYPAHVLKRQLTVKECVDAVDECGTPMVSIPGGEPLLHPDIKEIVEALVARKKYIYLCTNALLLKEKLEAGTFRPSKYLTFSVHMDGQEENHDFAVCREGTYKKAVDGIRLAVRMGFRVTTNTTLFEGSDPNSVRAFFDEMMDLGVEGMMISPGYAYDKAPDQSSFLKRQETNELFQMILSNRKKGWKFNQSPLFLEFLMGKRTYECTPWGMPAYNVFGWQKPCYLLQEGYADTFEELIDETDWANYGHQSGNAKCANCMVHSGYEASAVDHTFSGFRGIWGNVKAILFNRYANPGAANRLEIEKSKPHGPMKHLVQLGFAQDIHRGAA, from the coding sequence ATGGGTGTGCCGATCAGCCAGATGTGGACAGTGGCAAGTTACGTGGTCAAGCAAAGGCTCCAGGGAAAGACGCGGTATCCGCTGGTTTTGATGCTCGAGCCGTTGTTCCGGTGCAACCTCGCCTGCGCCGGATGCGGCAAGATCCAGTACCCGGCTCACGTCCTAAAACGGCAGCTCACGGTCAAGGAATGCGTCGACGCGGTCGACGAATGCGGCACACCGATGGTCAGCATTCCCGGGGGGGAGCCGCTCCTCCATCCCGACATCAAGGAGATTGTCGAGGCCCTCGTCGCGCGAAAAAAGTACATCTACCTTTGCACCAACGCCCTTCTGTTGAAGGAAAAACTCGAGGCGGGGACCTTCCGTCCCAGCAAGTACCTGACCTTCAGCGTCCACATGGACGGGCAGGAGGAGAACCACGATTTCGCCGTGTGCCGCGAAGGCACATACAAGAAAGCCGTCGATGGGATTCGCCTCGCGGTGCGCATGGGTTTCCGCGTCACCACCAACACGACGCTCTTCGAAGGCTCGGATCCGAATTCGGTGCGCGCCTTCTTTGATGAGATGATGGACCTGGGCGTCGAAGGCATGATGATCAGCCCCGGGTACGCCTACGACAAGGCGCCCGACCAGTCCAGCTTCCTGAAGCGCCAGGAGACCAATGAACTCTTCCAGATGATTCTCTCAAATCGCAAAAAGGGATGGAAGTTCAATCAGAGTCCATTGTTCCTGGAGTTCCTCATGGGCAAGCGCACCTATGAGTGCACGCCCTGGGGCATGCCCGCCTACAACGTGTTCGGATGGCAGAAACCCTGCTATCTGCTGCAGGAGGGCTACGCCGACACCTTTGAGGAGTTGATCGACGAGACCGACTGGGCGAACTACGGACATCAGAGCGGCAACGCCAAGTGCGCCAATTGCATGGTGCACAGCGGATATGAGGCAAGCGCTGTGGATCACACCTTCTCGGGATTCCGGGGCATCTGGGGAAATGTCAAGGCGATTCTTTTCAATCGCTACGCCAATCCGGGTGCCGCCAACCGCCTTGAAATCGAGAAGTCGAAGCCGCACGGTCCGATGAAGCATCTGGTGCAGCTTGGATTTGCGCAGGACATCCATCGCGGCGCGGCCTGA
- a CDS encoding phosphoribosylanthranilate isomerase produces the protein MPNRNGKVKTLVKICGLRTVEDALRAAELGADAVGFVVTANSPRHIDFEQACTIADQLPKDLAAVLVLRSWSDLSDADLATWTGSIQVYESGGGMDRKRILGCALEAVNRMTTCPSPRISALLVDAPDAGAGRDWNWTRPSPAWTRDLPLILAGGLAPENIQEAIHRVRPWAVDVSSGVEGTRGVKDFTKVKQFIDHVKNADAERHTSRQEVEPRSFKDI, from the coding sequence ATGCCAAACCGAAACGGCAAAGTCAAAACCTTGGTGAAAATTTGCGGTCTGCGAACCGTGGAGGACGCCCTGCGCGCCGCCGAATTGGGGGCGGACGCCGTTGGATTTGTGGTGACCGCGAACTCGCCGAGGCACATCGATTTCGAGCAAGCCTGCACCATCGCCGACCAACTGCCCAAGGACCTTGCGGCTGTGCTCGTCCTGCGCAGCTGGAGCGATCTCTCCGACGCCGACCTGGCGACGTGGACGGGATCGATTCAGGTCTACGAGTCCGGGGGCGGCATGGACCGGAAACGAATCCTGGGTTGCGCGCTCGAAGCGGTCAACCGCATGACCACGTGCCCAAGCCCGCGAATCTCCGCCCTGCTGGTCGATGCTCCAGACGCCGGCGCCGGACGGGATTGGAATTGGACCCGCCCGAGTCCGGCCTGGACCCGCGACTTGCCGCTCATCCTTGCCGGCGGACTTGCTCCTGAAAATATCCAGGAAGCCATTCACCGGGTCCGCCCGTGGGCCGTCGATGTCAGCAGCGGTGTGGAAGGAACCCGCGGCGTGAAGGACTTCACCAAAGTGAAGCAATTCATCGACCACGTGAAGAACGCCGATGCCGAGCGACACACCTCGCGTCAAGAAGTTGAACCGCGATCCTTCAAGGACATTTGA
- a CDS encoding citrate synthase (catalyzes the formation of citrate from acetyl-CoA and oxaloacetate) — translation MSIATPSTPIFDKGLGNTVAAETQMSFIDGGRGILEYVGIDIDALARNSTFEETVFLLWNRRLPTRAELTAFGEQLRAEYALPGTLIQLIEAMPREAAPMHVLRTMVSALSLFDSEVDDDSAEANTRKAVRLLARTPAIIAGFDRHRKGKPIVAADSSLTMAENFLYMLNGTKSTAAMAKALDVCLILHADHGLNASTFAARVTISTLSDLYSAIVTAIGTLKGPLHGGANEEVMIMLNEIGTIDRVDAYIADKLRNRDRIMGFGHRVYKAIDPRATYLKTFARQVAADTGNLNLYEMSHRIEEIMAREVAAKGIYPNVDFYSATTYHSIGIDLDLFTCMFAMSRIAGWAGHCIEQLDGNRLIRPNAAYVGPHQQPYIAMNDR, via the coding sequence ATGAGCATTGCCACACCATCCACACCGATCTTCGACAAAGGACTGGGAAACACCGTCGCTGCCGAAACGCAGATGTCCTTCATCGACGGCGGCCGCGGCATCCTTGAATACGTGGGCATCGACATCGATGCCCTCGCACGCAACAGCACCTTCGAGGAGACCGTGTTTCTGCTCTGGAACCGTCGCCTTCCCACCCGGGCCGAATTGACCGCATTCGGCGAGCAACTGCGTGCGGAGTACGCCCTGCCCGGGACGCTCATTCAGCTGATCGAAGCGATGCCGCGGGAAGCCGCGCCGATGCATGTACTTCGCACCATGGTCAGCGCGCTCTCCCTGTTCGACTCGGAGGTGGACGACGACAGCGCGGAGGCCAACACCCGCAAGGCCGTTCGCCTGCTGGCCAGGACGCCGGCCATCATCGCGGGCTTCGATCGTCACCGCAAAGGCAAGCCCATCGTCGCGGCCGATTCGTCGCTCACGATGGCGGAGAACTTCCTCTACATGCTCAATGGCACGAAGTCCACCGCGGCCATGGCCAAGGCACTGGATGTCTGCTTGATTCTGCACGCGGACCACGGACTGAATGCCAGTACTTTTGCGGCGAGGGTCACGATCTCAACTCTCAGCGACCTCTATTCCGCGATCGTGACCGCCATCGGCACCCTCAAGGGACCCCTCCATGGCGGCGCCAACGAGGAAGTCATGATCATGCTCAATGAAATCGGCACGATTGACCGGGTCGACGCCTACATCGCGGACAAACTTCGCAACCGCGACCGGATCATGGGGTTCGGGCACCGCGTCTACAAGGCGATCGATCCGCGGGCAACCTATCTGAAGACGTTCGCCAGGCAGGTTGCGGCCGACACCGGCAATCTCAATCTGTACGAGATGAGCCATCGCATCGAGGAGATCATGGCCCGGGAAGTGGCCGCGAAGGGCATCTATCCCAATGTGGATTTCTATTCGGCGACGACCTATCACTCCATCGGCATCGATCTCGATCTCTTCACCTGCATGTTCGCCATGAGCCGCATCGCCGGGTGGGCGGGGCATTGCATCGAACAACTCGACGGCAACCGATTGATCCGTCCCAACGCCGCCTATGTGGGGCCGCATCAGCAGCCTTACATCGCCATGAACGACCGCTGA
- a CDS encoding MBL fold metallo-hydrolase: MQLLMIGTGNAFSAERFGCSAIIKGPTGQVMVDCPDSLPMALRHAEKLSGWKIDQLAITDLIVTHLHGDHCNGLESLGFLRWLHHRETGSPLPRLHLWRPVADRLWERLAPAMDQSGAAKLSDYFKIHYLNPDRESIIGGMEVTCRGTQHPIPTSSLKFRAEGKVIAWSSDTPFDPSLIEWLVKDANLIIHETSPPPTHTPIELLNSLPEKIRSKMRLMHMTDDFDPRSTTISPLREGEVISV, translated from the coding sequence ATGCAATTGCTCATGATCGGCACCGGCAACGCATTTTCGGCGGAACGCTTCGGTTGTTCCGCGATCATCAAGGGCCCGACGGGTCAGGTCATGGTCGACTGCCCCGATTCGCTGCCGATGGCGCTGCGGCACGCCGAGAAACTCTCGGGCTGGAAGATTGATCAGCTGGCCATCACCGACCTCATCGTGACGCACCTGCACGGCGACCATTGCAACGGTCTCGAGAGCCTGGGATTCCTCCGCTGGCTCCATCACCGGGAAACCGGCTCCCCGCTTCCCAGACTTCACCTGTGGCGCCCGGTGGCCGATCGGCTGTGGGAGCGGCTCGCTCCCGCGATGGACCAGTCCGGCGCCGCCAAACTCTCTGACTACTTTAAAATTCATTACCTGAATCCCGACCGCGAGAGCATCATCGGTGGAATGGAAGTCACCTGCCGCGGCACACAGCATCCCATTCCGACGAGTTCCCTCAAGTTCCGGGCGGAGGGGAAAGTCATTGCCTGGAGCTCGGACACGCCGTTCGACCCCTCCCTGATCGAATGGCTGGTGAAGGACGCCAATCTGATCATCCACGAAACCAGCCCCCCGCCGACTCACACACCGATCGAGTTGCTCAATTCGCTGCCCGAGAAAATTCGCAGCAAGATGCGCCTGATGCACATGACCGACGACTTCGACCCACGGTCGACGACGATCTCGCCCCTCAGGGAGGGTGAGGTCATCTCGGTGTGA
- a CDS encoding alginate export family protein, with protein MAKGYACLIAGICLLATTRAWAQNVNAIANNIQRQLDSEDAQYRQGYFRETPISERLLLDAGGTFRYAYNMIQNSQSQSQYLTTPDLRLFLRAELDGTFRFFGRLRFLYNMWDANGARDLRPDSVEQGWQDPIGEIYWAEFDMAGLARSQSGNVNEDFNLIVKGGRNYIIWGQGLVLSNYMYALKAEMTIGDLGLEGMAALTANGQDTVDWDTSRPGYDSDTARLYSGLKIDWNGIPGHKPYLFGIWQTDNNGGQTNVLGTPAFPIPTTFDYNSGYVGGGSTGSIGPDLVYRTEVAWEFGSTLTDSLDPTSPTLARPQFETPISAFAGLAGLTYLMRDQGDTRFDLSVLAGSGDPNRLDSATTFGGIAPGNTDHSFNSLGYVNTGFTLAPDPANLLCPSAGLSTNLLPSVSWARDLRLGLTGYLFMKIDNQAPINILTRPGGSNLIGGEIDTTLDWRLTSDINFNIRYGIFMPNTTVFFDNQSAIRQFFYVGVTFAF; from the coding sequence ATGGCGAAGGGCTATGCATGTTTGATAGCGGGCATCTGCTTGCTCGCGACAACCCGCGCATGGGCTCAAAACGTCAATGCCATCGCCAACAACATTCAGCGCCAACTGGACTCGGAGGATGCCCAGTACCGGCAGGGCTATTTTCGTGAAACCCCGATTTCGGAGCGATTGCTTTTGGACGCCGGCGGGACGTTTCGCTACGCCTACAACATGATCCAGAATTCGCAAAGTCAGAGCCAATATCTGACCACGCCGGATCTTCGGCTGTTTCTCCGCGCAGAGCTCGATGGAACGTTCCGTTTTTTCGGACGATTGCGGTTCCTGTACAACATGTGGGACGCCAACGGAGCCCGCGATCTTCGGCCCGATTCGGTGGAACAGGGATGGCAGGATCCCATTGGTGAAATCTATTGGGCCGAGTTCGACATGGCCGGACTGGCTCGCTCCCAAAGCGGGAACGTGAATGAGGATTTCAATCTCATCGTCAAGGGCGGCCGCAACTACATCATCTGGGGTCAGGGCCTCGTTCTTTCAAACTACATGTACGCCTTGAAGGCGGAGATGACGATCGGCGATCTTGGCTTGGAGGGGATGGCGGCCTTGACGGCCAACGGCCAAGACACGGTTGATTGGGATACTTCACGGCCGGGCTACGACTCCGACACGGCGCGTCTGTACTCCGGCTTGAAAATTGACTGGAACGGCATCCCGGGACACAAGCCCTATCTCTTCGGCATTTGGCAGACGGACAACAATGGAGGACAGACCAATGTCCTTGGCACACCGGCCTTCCCAATTCCCACGACCTTCGACTACAACAGCGGCTATGTCGGTGGCGGAAGCACCGGGAGCATTGGGCCCGATCTGGTCTACCGCACGGAAGTGGCGTGGGAGTTCGGATCGACCCTGACCGACTCGCTGGATCCGACCAGTCCGACGCTGGCTCGGCCGCAGTTCGAGACGCCGATCAGCGCCTTCGCAGGGCTGGCGGGCCTCACCTACCTCATGCGTGACCAAGGCGACACACGCTTCGATCTATCGGTGCTTGCCGGAAGCGGAGATCCGAACCGATTGGACAGTGCCACAACCTTTGGCGGCATCGCCCCCGGAAACACGGATCATTCCTTCAATTCACTCGGCTATGTCAACACCGGATTCACCCTGGCGCCCGATCCCGCCAATTTGCTTTGTCCTTCCGCGGGACTGAGCACCAACTTGCTTCCTTCGGTTTCCTGGGCACGGGATTTGCGATTGGGATTGACGGGGTATCTCTTCATGAAAATCGACAATCAGGCGCCCATCAACATCCTCACCCGGCCGGGGGGTTCCAATCTGATTGGCGGCGAGATCGACACCACGCTTGATTGGCGCTTGACCAGCGACATCAATTTCAACATTCGCTATGGCATCTTCATGCCCAACACCACCGTGTTCTTTGACAACCAAAGCGCCATTCGCCAGTTTTTCTATGTGGGGGTGACCTTTGCATTTTAA